The following DNA comes from Acidicapsa ligni.
GAACGAGAAATACTCCACCATGCCCGCACGGCTGCGCATGAATGCTCTGCGTACACATGGCGCCGATGCGGTTGACTTTGAGCTTTGGTCGCTGGCTGTCTCGGCCATCAACGGCTGCGGCAAGTGTGTCGATTCGCACGAGAAGGTTGTTCGCGAAAAGGGAGCGACAGAAGAATTGATCCTCGCCGTCGTCCGCGTTGCATCTGTGATCCACGCCATCGGTTCGGTCCTGGATGCGGTCGAGGCCGAGGCAAAAATTTCTGCGCTTGTATAGAGATCATTTTCTTAATCCATGCATCCGAGTACTGAGAGTGTGAGTTTTCTTTCGAGAGGACTCACATTTTATTTGCCCGTCTCATGCTGTCATCGCCATCGGGTGGAACGACCTGTATCGTGGTGAAGATACTTGCAGACGCAGGTTTAATAAGGTGGATGGCGTGGGTACACATTTTGATTCGATCATCATCGGGGCTGGGCAGGCGGGTCCATCGCTTGCCGGTCGCCTGACACAGAGCGGCCAGCATATTGCCCTGGTTGAACGCAACCTTTTCGGTGGAACATGCGTTAACACCGGCTGCATTCCAACCAAGACCATGGTGGCCAGTGCGCATGCAGCACATCTTGCGCGGCGTGCAAGCGATTTTGGAGTGGTTATCGCAGGCGATATTCGGATCGATATGAAGGCCGTGATCGCGCGCAAGGAGTCGATCTTAGCCAAGTCTCGCGATGGTGTCGAGCAATGGCTGCGCGGCATGAAAGACTGCACGGTCTATCATGAGCAGGCCCGTTTTCTGTCCAGCAACGAACTTCAAGTTGGCTCCGAAACATTGAGCGCAGACAAAATTTTTATCAATGTCGGCGGCAGGGCTGTCGTACCGCAGATGCCTGGCGTGGAAGAAATTCCTTATCTCACCAACTCCACTCTCCTCAATCTGGAGGAACTGCCTGAGCACCTGATCATCATTGGCGGAAGCTACATCGGTCTGGAGTTTGCGCAGATGTATCGCCGCTTCGGCAGCCAGGTGACGGTAATTGAGAAGGGACCGCGGCTCGTTCAACATGAGGATGAAGACGTATCAGCTTCGATCCGCGAGATCATTGAGGCTGAGGGAATTCACGTGCGGCTGGATGCCGAGTGCATTGCCTTTGAAAAAGCCGACGCGAAGACAGACGGCGGCCCCATCGCAGTGCATGTGACCTGCAACGCAGGGGAACCAAAGCTGAACGGATCGCACGTGTTGCTGGCCGTGGGACGCAGGCCAAACACCGATGACTTAGGCTTGGAGAAGGCAGGCGTTCTCACCGACGAGCGTGGTTATATCCTCGTCGATGACCAGCTTCGCACCAACGTTCCGGGCATCTGGGCGATGGGCGACTGCAACGGGAAGGGCGCCTTCACGCACACTTCATACAACGATTTTGAAATCGTCTCCGCAAATCTTCTGGATAACGATCCACGCCGTGTCAGCGATCGCATCTCTGCCCATGCGCTGTACATCGATCCTCCGATGGCGCAGATTGGCATGACCGAAACAGAGGTTCGCAAATCCGGCAGGAAGGCTCTCATGGGCACTCGCCCCATGACCAAGGTCGGGCGTGCAGTGGAGAAAGGCGAGAGCCAGGGATTCATGAAGGTGCTGGTGGACGCCGAGACCAAAAAGATTCTAGGCGCATCCATTCTCGGCACAGGCGGAGACGAGGCTATTCATTGCATTCTTGATGTGATGTATTCGGGCAAACCGTACACCATTCTTCAGCGTGCCGTGCACATACATCCCACGGTTTCGGAACTCATCCCCACCATACTGGGCGATCTCAAGCCGCTGACATAAGTCGCGGCTCGAATCATGAACAGGTGCTCATGGCTTGCCGCCGGCATTCCATTCTGGATGCCAATCCGCGTTCGCAAGCCAGAGCACCGGATTGATCATCGAGCCGATTGAGTGAGTGAGAAAGTCGAAATCGATCCTGGAAATTTCATCGCTCGGCTGGTGATAGTCGGTATGCAGACCATAGCTGGAGACGGTCTGTGCGACAATGCCTTTTTTCGCCAGGGCAAAGTTATCTGAGCGCTGAAAGAACTGTTCCTTGGGGTGTGGATCGGCAGAGATTGCCGCCCCATGCTGGGCCAGCATGGGCCCCAGGTTGGAGCGTTCGTAGCCCGTTAGCCAAAGCGTTTTCGTATGCAGCGCAGGATCGGGGCGACCGATCATTTCAAACTCCAGGTTGGTTACAATCTGCGTGAGCGGCACGGGCGAATGTTCAAGGAAGTATTGATTGCCGTAGCCGCCCAGTTCCTCAGAACCAAAGAGCACAAACAGAATTGATCGTTTAGGCCGGGGTCCGTGGCTGAGCGCGCGCGCCAGTTCGAGCACCGCCGTCGTCCCGGATGCATCGTCGTCCGCGCCGTTGTAAATGGAGTCGCCGTTGACCGGATTGCCCAGTCCCAGGTGATCCAGATGGGCCGTCAGCAGGATCACTTCTTTCACCGGCTCAGGAGCCGCACCTGAGTCGGTTCCGCGCAGGAGAGCGAGCGCATTCCAGGTATCGGTGCGCTGGTTCTGGTCAAACCCATTGCGCTTGAGGTGAGCCTCCAGTCCTTTGGGAAAGGGATTTGGCAGCGGCGCCCGCTGAATGTAACCTCCCCCCTCCGAAGGGACATTTCCCGCAGGCTCAAGGCCAAATGACTGGAAGAGTGAGGCGGCGTAAAGCGCGGCCAAATGCTCATCGCGAGTGCCGGAGCCCCGCCCATGAAGCTCATCGCTGGCCAGAAAATTGAGATCGGCATGTACACATGTAGTGCATATTTCCGCCGCTTGGGGAGCCTTTTCACCTTTCCTGGCGAGAGCCGGCTGGACAGGCAAAGAGAGGAGCAAAAGGCTGAGAATCATGAGTCGTAAGCGCATCTGGGGATTGTAAATCCTTGATTCGGGCAAGCGTTTGGCGCCGGTGTTGCGTCAGATTTCAAGAGGGTTTTGTCCGCCACATGTCTACAATGCGCTACGCTTGAACCTGCGCGGCGACTTACACGGCAAGCACTGGCAGAAAGCTTTGGCCGCAGAAGTCAGGCAAAGAAATTGGATTCGCATCGTGCGCCCGGTTCCACTGGCTCTGGAGCGCGCAGAATTGATTGAGGAGCAACACCGATGATGCAAGGGATTGGATTCGGCTTTCGGCGGCTGGTGGCAGTTTTAGCAGTGGGGGGAGCAGTATTGTTGACGGGCTGCGGAGAGTTCTTTTACCCGGTGACGGGCGGTACCACCCCCACAGGCTCGTCAACCTACGTGTATGTGACGAACATTGGCAGCGGCGGCGTGGGAGGAACTCTCTCGGCATATACCTTGACCAGCGGTGTTCTGGCCGCAGTTAGCGGCAGCCCTATCTCGCTGCCTGCTGTGCCTACTTCTGTGGTGGTGGCGCCGAATAATGCTTTTCTGTATGTCGCCACCAATCTTGGTGTGTTCATGTACACCATCGCTTCCGGCGGTGTGCTGACTGAGGGGAACAACTCCACAATCGTTTACCAGGGGCCATCGTTTCCGCAGGCTTTGGCGGTGGACTCCACCAGCTCGTGGCTGCTGATCGCCAATAACAATAGTACGGAGCTGGATGCATTGCCGGTCGATCCGACATCCGGAATCCCCACGACGAATACTCCTGCCGCGGTCACACTCAGCAGCGCGACGCCTGCGGGACTGGCTATCTCGCCTGCCAATGGTTCGGTCGCCGTTGCACTCGGAACAGGCGGCACAAACGTCTGGGCTTTTAATGCCGCCAATAGCAATCCGTGGGGCAACACGCGGAATGGCATTCTCCTGAATTCCAGCAAAACTTACCCCGGCACTTCGACCAATGCGGTTGCTTTTGACACCACTTCCACCTACCTGTTCCTTGCCGAGTCGTCTACGAATAACAGCGCGGACGATTTACGCAAGTTAACGCTCGCCTCAATCTCCAGCCCCGAAACGGATTATCCGGTCGGCAAAGTTCCTTCCGCCATTCTGGCCGACCTTTCCGGGACTTATGTCTACGTGAGCAACAACACTAACAATACAATCAGCGGTTTTTCGTTGAGTGCGGGTGCGTTGACTGCTCTGACGGATTCGCCCTACGGCACAGCAAAATCGCCGCTGGGGCTAGTGGAGGACAGCACCAAGAGCTATCTGCTGTCGATAGGCAATGGCAACAATCCCAATCTTTGGGTCTATTCCTTTGACGCCACGAGCCTAGGCTCCCTGGATGTTGCAAACACGAATTCGACGGCGAGCACCAATCCTTCACTTTCCAACTCCATCGCAGTCTCGCACTAAGCTGCTTCCTGGGAACGGCTGATTGCCGG
Coding sequences within:
- a CDS encoding M28 family peptidase, with translation MRLRLMILSLLLLSLPVQPALARKGEKAPQAAEICTTCVHADLNFLASDELHGRGSGTRDEHLAALYAASLFQSFGLEPAGNVPSEGGGYIQRAPLPNPFPKGLEAHLKRNGFDQNQRTDTWNALALLRGTDSGAAPEPVKEVILLTAHLDHLGLGNPVNGDSIYNGADDDASGTTAVLELARALSHGPRPKRSILFVLFGSEELGGYGNQYFLEHSPVPLTQIVTNLEFEMIGRPDPALHTKTLWLTGYERSNLGPMLAQHGAAISADPHPKEQFFQRSDNFALAKKGIVAQTVSSYGLHTDYHQPSDEISRIDFDFLTHSIGSMINPVLWLANADWHPEWNAGGKP
- a CDS encoding FAD-containing oxidoreductase yields the protein MGTHFDSIIIGAGQAGPSLAGRLTQSGQHIALVERNLFGGTCVNTGCIPTKTMVASAHAAHLARRASDFGVVIAGDIRIDMKAVIARKESILAKSRDGVEQWLRGMKDCTVYHEQARFLSSNELQVGSETLSADKIFINVGGRAVVPQMPGVEEIPYLTNSTLLNLEELPEHLIIIGGSYIGLEFAQMYRRFGSQVTVIEKGPRLVQHEDEDVSASIREIIEAEGIHVRLDAECIAFEKADAKTDGGPIAVHVTCNAGEPKLNGSHVLLAVGRRPNTDDLGLEKAGVLTDERGYILVDDQLRTNVPGIWAMGDCNGKGAFTHTSYNDFEIVSANLLDNDPRRVSDRISAHALYIDPPMAQIGMTETEVRKSGRKALMGTRPMTKVGRAVEKGESQGFMKVLVDAETKKILGASILGTGGDEAIHCILDVMYSGKPYTILQRAVHIHPTVSELIPTILGDLKPLT
- a CDS encoding beta-propeller fold lactonase family protein, with translation MMQGIGFGFRRLVAVLAVGGAVLLTGCGEFFYPVTGGTTPTGSSTYVYVTNIGSGGVGGTLSAYTLTSGVLAAVSGSPISLPAVPTSVVVAPNNAFLYVATNLGVFMYTIASGGVLTEGNNSTIVYQGPSFPQALAVDSTSSWLLIANNNSTELDALPVDPTSGIPTTNTPAAVTLSSATPAGLAISPANGSVAVALGTGGTNVWAFNAANSNPWGNTRNGILLNSSKTYPGTSTNAVAFDTTSTYLFLAESSTNNSADDLRKLTLASISSPETDYPVGKVPSAILADLSGTYVYVSNNTNNTISGFSLSAGALTALTDSPYGTAKSPLGLVEDSTKSYLLSIGNGNNPNLWVYSFDATSLGSLDVANTNSTASTNPSLSNSIAVSH